In Uranotaenia lowii strain MFRU-FL chromosome 2, ASM2978415v1, whole genome shotgun sequence, one genomic interval encodes:
- the LOC129744627 gene encoding uncharacterized protein C05D11.1-like has translation MTSSFKLVSTTKANGVIPVHKYRSERTGLTVIVGKVEGPLVNGYFALATEAHDDDGLPHTLEHLIFLGSEKYPFKGVLDLVANRCLASGTNAWTDTDHTCYTMTTAGSGGFLTLLPVYLDHILYPTLTDSGFITEVHHISEDGEDGGVVYCEMQGRENTGESRVHLEMLRAIYAGSGYSSETGGIMHNLRTSTDNKKVRDYHAQFYRPENLHVIITGQINPDDVFKVLEPVEQKILSKSKLSEFNRPWQSSVDPLPESKNIRIVYPADEEDCGLVYVAWRGPKATTEYDELTSCSVLLRYLSDTSVSPLQREFVETDDPYASRVGYNIAENSVSLLYLSFENVPLDKVDQIFPKLESILKKIGSGEERIDMKRMASVLERYILEALSNLESNPHDVVAFHVIGDVLYGETASDFEKHLNTNEYLQKLKSKDESFWLDLLKKYLIDAKYVVARAVPSIEEQKRSAKEEQERIEKQRSDLGEEGLAKKGKELAEAMAANEIPPPDDMLTSIPVPSLDGIEFHPVEIYKSSRNANPPGVELSKLPVYAEAYHLHSNFCYILVTMNTEPVEPELRPYLLLLMELLTESPIRRGDKLIPYEEVVAALEADTIDIGSRLGFESNSRFSLGPFGSTATLSLEIVREKYVTGINWIAELLHKTEFPVERVKVCASKMVNDVAQAKREGNSIVRDLLKAMYYEPDSNMRVSSLLKQLKFLTALLEQLESGEEAAAKVIANLNKVRNIITKPENLGIHMAADWNKMADMQIDLMSPWTKLVAEGVPNKQFKATPDWKLMKEGGNLKGSTGVVVGLGSVESAFLYQSSPGISDFNDEDLAPLMLFLQYLTQLEGPLWRQIRGQGFSYGYNIVPRPNEGLLYFTLYRATNVVAAYKEAKSITEKQLQPKAEWDQTLLESARSSLIFEIIAREKSIGNVVVQSFLSSFKQVPAGYNQALVRRVGKVTEEDLARVGAKYVKKLFSAEARTAIVCHPDKAADIAAAFEQLGHHLLVETSLEGSILA, from the exons ATGACATCGTCATTCAAGCTCGTCAGCACGACCAAGGCAAACGGGGTCATACCGGTGCATAAGTATCGCTCTGAGCGCACGGGTTTGACTGTCATCGTGGGGAAAGTTGAAG GTCCTTTGGTAAACGGATACTTTGCGTTGGCAACCGAGGCACACGACGATGATGGTCTGCCGCACACGCTGGAGCATTTAATTTTCCTGGGTTCGGAAAAGTACCCTTTCAAGGGGGTGCTAGATTTAGTGGCCAATCGGTGCCTAGCTTCAGGTACCAATGCTTGGACAGACACCGACCATACCTGCTACACTATGACCACTGCCGGAAGTGGAGGATTCCTGACACTTTTGCCTGTGTATCTGGACCACATCCTTTACCCAACTCTTACAGACTCCGGTTTTATTACCGAAGTCCACCACATTTCCGAGGATGGAGAGGACGGTGGAGTCGTTTACTGCGAAATGCAAGGCCGAGAAAACACCGGCGAATCTCGAGTCCATTTGGAAATGCTACGTGCCATTTATGCTGGTAGTGGATACAGCTCGGAAACCGGGGGAATAATGCATAATCTACGAACGAGTACAGATAACAAAAAAGTTCGTGATTACCATGCTCAGTTTTATCGTCCCGAAAATTTACATGTCATCATCACGGGTCAGATCAACCCTGACGATGTGTTCAAGGTCCTGGAACCCGTTGAACAGAAAATCCTTTCCAAATCTAAGCTGTCGGAATTTAATAGACCCTGGCAGTCTTCGGTGGATCCTCTACCGGAATCTAAAAACATTCGAATTGTCTATCCTGCTGACGAGGAAGACTGCGGCCTAGTGTATGTGGCTTGGCGTGGTCCGAAGGCAACTACTGAATACGACGAGCTGACATCGTGCTCCGTTTTACTACGCTATCTGTCGGACACTTCGGTTAGCCCGTTACAGAGAGAATTTGTAGAAACGGATGATCCTTACGCCAGTCGCGTTGGGTACAATATTGCCGAGAATTCCGTTTCATTGTTGTACCTGTCATTCGAAAATGTACCGTTGGATAAAGTCGATCAAATATTCCCGAAATTAGAAagcattttgaaaaagattGGCAGTGGAGAGGAACGTATTGACATGAAAAGGATGGCCAGCGTTTTAGAAAGATATATTCTGGAGGCACTCAGTAATCTGGAGAGTAATCCTCACGATGTTGTAGCTTTCCACGTTATTGGAGATGTTCTTTACGGTGAAACTGCATCAGAT tTTGAAAAACATCTCAACACCAACGAATATCTGCAAAAACTTAAAAGCAAAGATGAATCGTTTTGGTtggatttattgaaaaaatatctcatCGAT GCAAAGTACGTCGTAGCCCGTGCGGTTCCCAGCATCGAAGAGCAGAAGCGTTCGGCCAAGGAAGAGCAGGAGCGCATCGAAAAACAACGATCTGATCTGGGCGAGGAGGGATTGGCCAAGAAGGGCAAAGAACTAGCCGAAGCCATGGCGGCCAACGAAATTCCACCACCTGACGATATGCTGACATCGATACCGGTCCCTTCGTTGGATGGAATCGAATTCCATCCGGttgaaatttacaaatcatCCCGTAATGCGAATCCACCGGGAGTGGAACTTAGCAAACTGCCTGTTTATGCTGAAGCGTACCATTTGCATTCTAACTTCTGTTAT ATACTTGTTACTATGAATACAGAACCAGTTGAACCTGAGCTGAGACCTTACTTGTTACTGCTGATGGAGCTGCTTACTGAGTCACCCATTCGACGAGGCGACAAATTGATCCCCTATGAAGAAGTAGTGGCAGCTCTTGAAGCTGATACCATCGATATTGGTTCTCGCCTTGGGTTTGAATCTAACAGCAGATTTAGTTTGGGACCTTTTGGAAGCACCGCCACGTTGAGTTTGGAAATTGTAAGGGAAAAATACGTTACCGGCATCAATTGGATCGCGGAACTTTTGCATAAAACAGAATTTCCCGTCGAAAGAGTTAAAGTTTGTGCATCAAAAATGGTTAACGATGTAGCTCAGGCGAAAAGGGAAGGCAATTCAATCGTTCGTGATCTACTGAAGGCTATGTACTACGAACCGGACAGCAATATGCGTGTAAGTTCTTTGCTGAAGCAGCTCAAATTTTTGACAGCTCTTCTTGAGCAATTGGAAAGTGGAGAGGAAGCAGCAGCTAAGGTGATTGCCAATTTGAATAAAGTTCGGAACATTATAACAAAACCTGAAAATTTGGGAATACATATGGCGGCTGATTGGAATAAAATGGCAGATATGCAAATCGATCTAATGAGTCCTTGGACAAAGTTGGTAGCAGAGGGTGTACCGAATAAGCA ATTCAAAGCCACTCCGGATTGGAAGTTGATGAAAGAAGGTGGCAATTTGAAAGGCTCGACTGGCGTTGTAGTCGGATTGGGAAGCGTTGAAAGTGCTTTCCTGTATCAGAGCTCGCCTGGTATCAGCGATTTCAACGATGAAGACTTGGCACCATTAATGCTATTTTTGCAGTATCTGACTCAACTAGAGGGACCATTGTGGCGTCAGATTCGTGGACAAGGATTTTCATATGGGTACAACATTGTTCCACGACCCAATGAAGGACTACTGTACTTCACTCTATATCGTGCAACTAATGTGGTTGCGGCCTATAAGGAAGCCAAATCTATCACG GAGAAACAATTACAACCCAAGGCAGAGTGGGATCAAACGCTGCTGGAATCAGCTCGTAGCTctttgattttcgaaattattgCCCGAGAAAAAAGCATTGGAAACGTTGTGGTGCAATCGTTCCTCTCCAGTTTTAAACAGGTCCCGGCCGGCTATAATCAAGCCTTGGTTCGCCGCGTCGGCAAAGTCACTGAGGAGGATTTGGCACGCGTTGGGGCCAAATACGTGAAGAAGCTTTTCTCAGCGGAAGCTCGTACGGCCATCGTTTGCCATCCGGATAAAGCAGCTGATATCGCCGCTGCTTTCGAACAGCTTGGCCATCACCTTTTGGTGGAAACCTCTTTAGAGGGAAGCATTCTGGCCTAA
- the LOC129745993 gene encoding protein regulator of cytokinesis 1-like → MNDSLEMDRMDEIEQTVTRQAQDIVYSSIHRVRQLWEEIFDEQIFQDHMIRLPEHIQTFFDEVYEESENRKLNILKTIEELKQEAANLKRLLREDIAGDDVEPEPGIPLRLVQIQLDQSLEVMREKLRLRHDHIDEYLLEEETLCEELGETPRLLSKDPLPSEAEMCEFRSYLDNMRAEKLQRFDEIASMRREIKIMMSQLEIVAQSERQDELINAKNFPPTRYNLTELRHLHELICSQYEDLKDNIDRIRDKLQNLWSYLAVSPSKIKRFDKYNDYTQTTYDKLFTELDRCETLRRENIQAFVDRARMEIVEWWDKCLKSNDERSRFSTFKSDVYNEDLLTLHEMELNDLKEFYRNYETIFQLIEQRREMFEKMIKLEQKSNDPSRYNNRGGKLLEEEKERKRICIQLPKIENRLLEACHSYEQENKRKFTVFGEPVDEMIQSQWSRHREGKMMTSSARKKANMATPTTSNRTALVRTPRTADATAKHTSLSSRVRLAMANDPTMKSTSVSKQLSSSKMSSSALKRKLPSPKTGAVKRSLLKDLNNSPQQGFLKPTALTSASKGRLLLASKSPGKIPTIKVYETKNGGSVAQKRRSRRKSQNRSRRSVSRAKPDIIITPSSETTVTSESVSYEHFENFFEHNTPNRSSLMPPDRKAAAAAGSRGNPRRNLRTNGTVASTQSTPSRITFRNPTASSTMLGSTMLRSPSGFLGNTTASGKKLMPNSKNCPIIF, encoded by the exons ATGAATGACTCCTTGGAAATGGATCGAATGGACGAAATCGA GCAAACCGTGACTCGACAAGCCCAGGATATAGTTTATAGTTCGATTCATCGGGTGCGGCAGCTGTGGGAAGAAATTTTCGATGAACAAATTTTCCAGGATCATATGATCCGGCTTCCGGAACACATTCAAACGTTTTTCGACGAGGTGTATGAGGAAAGCGAAAACCGGAAgctgaacattttgaaaaccatCGAAGAGCTCAAACAGGAAGCAGCCAATTTGAAAAGACTACTGCGGGAAGATATCGCGGGGGACGATGTCGAACCGGAGCCGGGCATTCCGCTGCGATTGGTGCAGATTCAGCTGGATCAAAGCTTGGAGGTGATGCGCGAGAAGCTAAGGCTTCGCCATGACCATATCGATGAGTATTTACTGGAAGAGGAAACTTTGTGCGAGG AATTGGGAGAGACACCACGTTTGCTTAGTAAGGATCCCCTCCCATCGGAGGCTGAAATGTGTGAATTTCGATCCTATCTGGACAATATGCGTGCGGAAAAGCTGCAAAGATTTGACGAAATAGCTTCCATGAGGCGGGAGATCAAAATAATGATGAGTCAGCTCGAGATTGTCGCCCAATCGGAACGCCAGGACGAATTGATAAACGCTAAGAATTTCCCTCCGACTCGATACAATTTGACCGAACTGAGACATTTGCACGAACTAATTTGTTCTCAGTACGAAGATTTGAAAGATAACATTGATCGTATTCGAGATAAGCTGCAAAACCTGTGGAGTTATTTGGCGGTTAGTCCttcgaaaatcaaacgatttgatAAATACAACGATTACACACAGACCACGTACGACAAGCTTTTTACGGAATTAGACCGCTGCGAAACTTTGAGACGAGAAAACATTCAAGCTTTTGTTGACCGTGCCCGGATGGAAATTGTAGAATGGTGGGATAAATGTTTGAAGTCTAATGATGAACGGTCCAGGTTTTCCACATTCAAAAGCGATGTTTACAACGAAGATCTACTCACGTTGCATGAGATGGAACTGAATGATTTGAAGGAATTCTACCGCAACTATGAAACGATTTTTCAGCTGATAGAACAACGCCGCgagatgtttgaaaaaatgattaaactagagcaaaaatcaaatgatcCTTCACGGTATAATAACCGAGGCGGTAAACTGTTGGAGGAAGAAAAAGAACGCAAACGAATATGTATTCAGCTGCCGAAGATAGAAAATCGTTTGCTAGAAGCTTGCCACAGCTACGAACAGGAGAACAAACGAAAGTTTACAGTCTTCGGGGAACCGGTTGACGAAATGATTCAATCTCAATGGTCCCGGCACAGAGAAGGTAAAATGATGACTtctagtgctcgaaaaaaagcaaacatgGCAACTCCCACAACTTCCAACCGTACGGCACTTGTCCGAACTCCTAGAACGGCAGACGCAACCGCTAAACATACCAGTCTTTCCAGTCGGGTACGATTGGCTATGGCAAATGATCCAACAATGAAGAGCACCTCTGTCAGCAAACAACTGTCCTCATCGAAAATGTCCTCTTCTGCTCTGAAGAGAAAGCTCCCGTCCCCCAAAACGGGCGCTGTCAAACGGTCTCTTCTAAAAGATCTCAATAACAGCCCCCAGCAGGGTTTTCTGAAACCGACGGCTCTAACTTCGGCGAGTAAGGGTCGTCTCCTGTTGGCTTCGAAATCGCCGGGTAAAATCCCAACCATCAAGGTTTACGAAACCAAGAATGGAGGATCGGTGGCCCAAAAGAGG CGTTCTCGACGCAAGTCTCAGAATCGTTCACGTCGTAGTGTTTCAAGAGCGAAACCTGATATTATTATCACACCAAGCTCGGAAACAACCGTTACATCCGAATCCGTGTCATACGAACATTTTGAG AACTTCTTCGAGCACAACACCCCCAATCGATCATCGCTAATGCCACCGGACCGAAAAGCGGCCGCTGCCGCAGGATCACGTGGCAATCCTCGTCGAAATCTGCGGACCAACGGAACCGTTGCCAGTACCCAATCTACACCGTCCCGAATTACCTTCCGGAACCCGACAGCTTCGTCCACGATGCTAGGCTCCACCATGCTTCGTTCGCCGTCCGGATTCCTGGGCAATACCACAGCCAGCGGAAAGAAACTGATGCCCAACTCGAAAAATTGTCCCATCATCTTCTGA
- the LOC129746778 gene encoding uncharacterized protein LOC129746778: MMTRRKSVQDPHQTLIDGRKTPGPRITVARKAPRNRRISEAPIAIGQNGIPHQTPNGIDGDDVPKFKGYRIIEIDHFLQWAAYSQFMHSKHCPGGLLKPYQEYISGCYSTFAMKCSKCSAIITRSSENYIHHNKLMNRLVKGTVQMGKDYEEMNTFMESLEIPFVTQDEFSSIRSQMQLNSSLEDQSALQKAVEELEQASVASKRKRHGSCKYHYEVLKVYLNKKMRKIEENLQLSVNDSVALAVNAHLKNVSHVQLVSSSSPTSPAGSNQLATASTTSQQSNRFGAGFSNGPPNTRGKQVH, from the exons atgatgaccaGGAGAAAGTCGGTTCAGGACCCCCATCAAACTTTAATCGACGGTAGGAAAACCCCCGGTCCCA GGATAACAGTGGCACGCAAAGCACCCCGGAATCGTCGGATTTCGGAAGCTCCAATCGCAATAGGCCAAAATGGCATTCCACACCAGACACCAAATGGTATAGATGGGGATGACGTGCCAAAATTTAAGGGCTATCGAATTATTGAAATCGATCATTTTCTCCAATGGGCAGCCTATTCCCAATTTATGCATTCCAAGCACTGTCCGGGTGGTTTGTTGAAGCCATACCAGGAATACATCAGCGGATGCTATTCCACTTTTGCGATGAAATGCAGCAAATGCTCGGCAATAATTACCAGGTCCTCGGAAAACTACATTCACCATAACAAACTGATGAATCGTCTGGTTAAGGGAACTGTCCAAATGGGCAAAGATTATGAAGAAATGAACACTTTTATGGAATCGTTAGAAATTCCTTTCGTAACCCAGGACGAGTTCAGCTCCATACGATCTCAGATGCAGCTGAATTCTTCTTTGGAAGATCAATCTGCACTACAAAAAGCAGTCGAGGAACTGGAACAGGCTTCGGTGGCTTCCAAAAGGAAGCGACATGGAAGCTGTAAATACCACTACGAAGTGCTGAAagtttatttgaacaaaaagaTGCGTAAAATCGAGGAGAATTTACAACTCTCAGTAAATGATTCTGTTGCACTTGCTGTAAATGCCCATCTGAAAAACGTGTCCCACGTTCAGCTTGT GTCATCGAGTTCTCCGACATCTCCTGCTGGAAGTAATCAGCTGGCAACTGCAAGCACAACCAGCCAACAAAGCAATCGTTTCGGAGCAGGGTTCTCAAATGGGCCCCCAAACACAAGAGGCAAACAGGTTCACTAG